One window from the genome of Marinobacter sp. LV10R510-11A encodes:
- a CDS encoding catalase, which translates to MSDSKNPSQHAKGKGGELHQHADTTHPTMTTQQGAPVADDQNSLRAGARGPGLLEDHVMREKIFHFDHERIPERVVHARGVGFHGYFENYSDQSELTAADLFQRPGEQTPVFARFSTVAGNKGSADLPRDVRGFATKFYTRQGNWDLVGNNMPVFFIQDAMKFPDLVHAVKEAPDRGFPQAQSAHDNFWDFVGLMPESMHMLMWTMSDRAIPRSPRFMEGFGVHSFRFVNAQGVSQFVKFHWKPKHGMQSVVWNEALKINGADPDFHRRDMWDAIQRGDYPEWELGVQIFDDAFAEKFEFDILDATKLIPEEQVPITPLGKMVLNRAVDNFFAETEQVAFCTQNIVRGIDHSNDPLLQGRNFSYLDTQTKRLGGPNFTHIPINAPKCPMHHFQQDGHMAMTNPTGRVNYEPNSWENNPGPRENPTDGFHSYAEEIEGTKVRERSPSFSDHYSQAGQFYISQTDTEQGHIADAFVFELSKVERADIRLRMVAHLRNVDESLAKTVADGLGLESLPEAPTPAATPRKDLPSSDALSILKNGPGSFSGRKLGVFVSEGTDAKTFDALKAAAEKEGAVVAVIAPHISGVCDSNGRKIPANEKIDGGPSVLFDAVALMPGSQGLDQLANHGPVRDFINDAFAHCKFIGFNESARKLFKAVGIEQKLDDGCLLLDANEADDAASNFIEKCRSLRYWPREGAINKV; encoded by the coding sequence ATGTCTGACTCCAAAAACCCGTCGCAGCACGCCAAAGGCAAGGGTGGCGAATTACATCAACACGCAGACACCACCCACCCGACCATGACTACGCAGCAAGGTGCTCCTGTCGCCGATGATCAAAACTCCCTGCGCGCAGGCGCGCGCGGTCCGGGGCTGTTGGAAGACCACGTAATGCGTGAAAAGATCTTCCACTTCGACCATGAGCGTATTCCAGAACGCGTTGTTCATGCTCGCGGGGTTGGCTTTCACGGGTACTTCGAGAACTACAGCGATCAGTCGGAACTCACTGCAGCAGACTTGTTCCAGCGCCCGGGTGAACAGACGCCCGTTTTTGCGCGATTCTCAACGGTTGCTGGCAACAAAGGGTCCGCAGATCTGCCCCGCGATGTTCGCGGCTTCGCCACAAAATTTTACACACGCCAAGGCAACTGGGATCTGGTGGGCAATAATATGCCGGTGTTTTTCATTCAGGACGCCATGAAGTTTCCCGACCTGGTACACGCGGTGAAAGAAGCGCCGGATCGCGGTTTTCCACAGGCCCAGTCGGCGCACGATAACTTCTGGGACTTTGTCGGACTGATGCCAGAGAGCATGCACATGCTGATGTGGACCATGTCTGACCGAGCCATCCCGCGATCGCCCCGTTTTATGGAAGGTTTTGGTGTGCACAGCTTTCGCTTTGTGAACGCACAGGGCGTATCACAATTTGTGAAATTTCACTGGAAACCCAAGCACGGTATGCAATCGGTGGTGTGGAACGAAGCTCTAAAAATAAACGGTGCCGACCCGGACTTTCACCGTCGTGATATGTGGGACGCCATTCAGCGCGGCGACTACCCGGAGTGGGAGTTAGGCGTGCAGATATTTGATGACGCTTTTGCTGAAAAATTCGAATTCGACATTCTGGACGCCACCAAGCTGATTCCCGAAGAGCAGGTGCCCATTACGCCCTTGGGTAAAATGGTGCTGAATCGCGCTGTCGATAACTTTTTTGCCGAGACCGAGCAGGTCGCCTTCTGCACTCAGAATATCGTGCGCGGTATCGATCACTCCAACGATCCTCTGCTTCAAGGCCGGAATTTTTCTTACCTGGATACCCAAACCAAACGTTTAGGTGGCCCTAACTTTACCCATATTCCCATTAACGCTCCCAAATGCCCCATGCATCATTTCCAGCAAGATGGACACATGGCGATGACCAACCCCACAGGCCGCGTTAATTACGAGCCCAACAGCTGGGAAAATAACCCGGGTCCCCGTGAAAATCCGACCGACGGTTTCCATAGCTACGCAGAGGAGATAGAAGGCACGAAAGTTCGCGAACGCTCACCCAGCTTTTCAGATCACTACAGCCAGGCCGGGCAGTTTTACATCAGCCAGACCGATACCGAACAAGGCCACATAGCCGATGCCTTCGTGTTTGAATTGAGCAAGGTTGAGCGCGCGGATATTCGCCTGCGCATGGTCGCTCATCTGCGGAATGTCGACGAGAGTCTAGCAAAAACTGTGGCGGATGGGCTTGGGCTCGAGTCGCTTCCTGAGGCACCAACACCCGCTGCAACACCCCGTAAAGACCTTCCCTCTTCAGACGCACTTAGCATTTTGAAGAACGGCCCGGGCAGCTTCAGCGGTCGCAAACTAGGCGTGTTTGTCAGCGAAGGCACCGACGCGAAAACATTCGATGCTCTCAAAGCAGCCGCCGAAAAAGAAGGGGCAGTTGTCGCCGTCATTGCGCCTCACATTAGCGGCGTATGTGACAGCAATGGGCGCAAGATACCGGCAAATGAAAAGATTGATGGCGGCCCTTCCGTGCTGTTCGATGCCGTTGCCCTGATGCCCGGTTCGCAGGGCTTAGATCAGCTGGCAAATCACGGCCCAGTGCGCGACTTTATTAATGACGCCTTCGCACACTGCAAATTCATTGGCTTTAACGAGTCCGCCAGAAAACTGTTTAAAGCTGTGGGTATCGAGCAAAAACTGGATGACGGCTGCCTATTACTGGATGCCAACGAAGCAGACGATGCTGCGTCTAATTTCATCGAGAAGTGTCGGAGCCTGCGTTATTGGCCCCGAGAAGGAGCCATCAATAAAGTGTAG
- a CDS encoding YqaA family protein, which translates to MMKDGTSRQPKGLARIKGLARRLIYSRHAFWGLGIASFLESILIPIPLEAILIPLMQARRSQIFLLSTIALLGCLAGATVGYYVGYFVFDAVGQQLVDMISTPEQFEQVRMRMEEDGFWFVMSVGVIPIPFQIAMLAAGATSYSFFLFMLASALSRALRYYGLGLLVVIAGNRAQAIFERHKVSAIIVITIVVFVIWGWALLSG; encoded by the coding sequence ATGATGAAAGACGGAACTTCGCGCCAACCCAAGGGACTAGCCCGCATTAAAGGGCTGGCGCGACGACTGATATACTCCCGACACGCTTTCTGGGGATTAGGTATTGCGTCTTTTCTTGAGTCCATTCTCATACCCATCCCGCTCGAGGCAATCCTCATTCCCTTGATGCAGGCCCGCCGCAGTCAGATATTCCTCCTCAGTACTATTGCCCTGCTCGGCTGTCTGGCAGGCGCCACTGTTGGCTATTATGTCGGCTATTTCGTGTTTGATGCCGTCGGGCAGCAGCTCGTGGATATGATCTCAACGCCCGAGCAATTCGAGCAAGTGCGCATGCGAATGGAGGAGGACGGGTTCTGGTTCGTCATGAGTGTAGGTGTTATTCCGATTCCGTTTCAGATTGCCATGCTAGCAGCCGGTGCAACCAGCTATTCCTTCTTCCTGTTTATGCTCGCGTCTGCCTTGTCACGGGCACTGAGATACTATGGTCTGGGGCTGCTGGTTGTTATTGCAGGCAATCGTGCTCAAGCTATTTTCGAACGTCACAAAGTGTCTGCTATCATCGTGATTACAATAGTTGTGTTTGTGATTTGGGGCTGGGCTTTATTGAGCGGTTGA
- a CDS encoding diguanylate cyclase domain-containing protein, giving the protein MMSNPAGKTTISSLDFLPSGSEMGRFIRDHDWFDSALGSPQQWSQSLRTVLRLMLNTAQPMAVFWGEHGTCLYNDAFRQSLVSEQHPDSLGQPASEVWRETWPMIGSIIEQVMTDKGAGKQINHTVPFTLHGRQDNTYWTCSFSPVDDQSAPDGIGGALVICNEITDQMYANQTLDTKCEQLTQMFNKASAFMALMSGPDHKFELSNPSHNQIVVHRPVLGLPVAEALPDAVEQGSVSILDHVFTSGEPYIANRAKYSVQITPEAPIKERILNFVYQPVLGPEDEVSAIFVEGTDVTDQVQAQEELQRVNSELADTVFRLKAIERRKSFRLKLTDRLRPLLDPNEITAAATELLGQFLGVTRVFYGDFSESGDTVTVRPGWTRDGAESMVGDELRLEEFGPVVASQIQAGDAFVLSDVTTDERSAAFAPAYLDRGIKAVLAVPVIKAGSLRVLLGVHDSKVHNWSAVDVALAEDVVDRTWAAVESARAQAELRRERDHSRHILDSMTEGFISISADWTITHFNAEAARISRQPVRDVIGRTQWEVWPELRGSAIDDLYVGVRQTGKASTMELPFVLPGDYHAWIEIRAYPALDGALAVFFRDITERKLVDEEIRHASLHDPLTGLPNRAMLFEYATHLLPHNLRASQCAAILFLDLDRFKPINDTHGHEVGDMVLKEVSSRLSLSLRAEDLVIRMGGDEFVILLQDIGVSAYAAEVALHIIRKISEPYQVGELALSISTSIGISMFPRDGEDIDTLVNHADAAMYQAKQEGRDNFQFYSSAFTAGIQQQNRIEQAQ; this is encoded by the coding sequence ATGATGTCAAATCCAGCAGGCAAGACCACAATTTCTTCACTTGATTTTCTCCCTAGTGGGAGCGAAATGGGCCGGTTTATCCGCGACCATGACTGGTTTGATAGCGCTCTCGGTTCGCCTCAGCAGTGGTCACAATCACTGCGTACCGTATTGCGGCTGATGCTTAATACGGCACAACCGATGGCGGTTTTTTGGGGCGAACACGGCACCTGCCTATACAACGATGCGTTTCGTCAATCCCTCGTTTCCGAGCAGCATCCCGACTCGCTGGGGCAGCCTGCAAGTGAAGTCTGGAGGGAAACCTGGCCCATGATCGGTTCAATCATTGAACAGGTCATGACCGACAAGGGCGCGGGCAAACAAATAAATCACACGGTTCCCTTTACCCTCCATGGTCGCCAAGACAATACCTACTGGACATGCAGTTTCAGCCCTGTAGATGATCAAAGTGCCCCCGATGGCATCGGCGGGGCGCTCGTAATTTGCAATGAAATCACAGACCAGATGTATGCCAATCAGACCCTCGACACAAAATGCGAACAACTCACCCAGATGTTCAACAAGGCCTCTGCGTTTATGGCGCTAATGAGCGGGCCTGACCATAAATTTGAACTTTCTAACCCGAGTCATAACCAGATTGTAGTCCATCGCCCTGTATTGGGTCTGCCCGTCGCAGAGGCCCTGCCTGATGCTGTGGAACAAGGCTCTGTGAGCATCCTAGATCATGTCTTTACCTCTGGTGAGCCTTATATTGCGAACCGTGCTAAATATAGCGTTCAGATAACGCCGGAGGCGCCTATTAAGGAGCGCATCCTCAACTTTGTTTATCAGCCAGTGCTTGGGCCGGAGGATGAAGTCAGCGCGATCTTTGTAGAAGGAACCGATGTAACGGACCAAGTGCAGGCGCAGGAGGAACTGCAGCGGGTTAACAGTGAGCTGGCCGATACCGTGTTCCGCCTGAAAGCGATTGAACGACGAAAGAGTTTTCGTTTGAAACTAACTGATCGGCTGCGTCCGCTCCTGGATCCGAATGAGATCACAGCTGCCGCAACCGAATTGCTTGGTCAGTTTTTGGGCGTTACCCGCGTGTTCTATGGCGACTTCTCAGAGTCGGGCGACACGGTAACCGTAAGACCCGGGTGGACAAGAGATGGCGCAGAATCAATGGTCGGGGACGAGCTTCGATTAGAGGAGTTTGGCCCTGTAGTTGCGTCTCAGATCCAGGCCGGGGACGCTTTTGTACTTAGTGATGTGACCACTGACGAGCGTTCTGCCGCCTTTGCCCCGGCATACCTCGATAGGGGAATAAAGGCTGTCCTGGCGGTTCCCGTTATCAAAGCCGGCTCGTTGCGCGTGTTGCTAGGAGTACATGATTCCAAAGTCCATAATTGGTCAGCGGTAGACGTTGCCTTGGCTGAAGATGTAGTGGACCGGACGTGGGCGGCTGTTGAATCTGCCCGTGCGCAGGCCGAGCTTCGCCGAGAGCGAGACCATAGCAGACACATTCTGGACAGCATGACGGAAGGCTTCATCTCAATATCCGCTGACTGGACCATAACTCATTTCAATGCTGAAGCGGCGCGTATTAGCCGACAACCCGTTCGTGACGTCATCGGGAGGACACAATGGGAGGTTTGGCCGGAGCTGAGAGGCTCCGCTATCGACGACTTGTACGTCGGAGTCAGGCAAACCGGCAAAGCGAGCACGATGGAACTGCCCTTTGTGCTTCCTGGCGATTATCACGCATGGATAGAAATAAGAGCCTACCCTGCCCTTGATGGCGCGCTTGCGGTGTTCTTTCGGGACATTACCGAGCGCAAATTGGTCGACGAAGAAATACGTCACGCATCACTGCACGACCCCTTAACGGGTCTGCCGAACCGGGCCATGTTGTTTGAGTATGCAACCCACTTATTGCCTCACAACCTGCGAGCTTCACAATGCGCTGCAATACTGTTTCTCGATCTGGACCGCTTCAAGCCAATTAACGACACCCACGGACACGAAGTTGGCGACATGGTGCTCAAGGAAGTATCCAGCAGGCTTTCACTAAGCCTGCGTGCAGAAGACCTGGTAATCAGAATGGGCGGCGACGAGTTCGTAATCCTGCTACAAGATATAGGCGTTTCTGCCTACGCCGCAGAGGTAGCCCTCCATATTATCAGGAAAATCAGTGAACCTTATCAGGTGGGAGAACTGGCGCTGTCGATTTCAACGTCCATCGGCATCAGCATGTTCCCGCGCGATGGTGAAGACATTGATACATTAGTGAACCATGCCGACGCTGCGATGTATCAGGCCAAGCAGGAAGGCAGAGATAATTTCCAGTTCTACTCCTCGGCGTTTACTGCGGGTATCCAACAACAGAACAGGATTGAACAGGCGCAATAG
- a CDS encoding IS30 family transposase, giving the protein MEKHYHHLSTTDCVTLMFLKRQGLSLRAIASELNRSPSTLSRELQRRTVEGRLYDAEAAGLAARSARLLCRPRRKLVEGTDLHEVVVDMLRNKWSPQQISGTLKTMFPHHPEFQVSHETVYKAIYAQPHGELRKELITCLRQGHTKRRPRAGGVDRRQQIPDLVSIHLRPPEVEERLLPGHWEGDLIKGAFNRSAVGTLVERVSGLVFLAKMDGATATAAVQGFSAALNRVPLEMRQTFTYDQGRELVRHAEITQKTGTAIYFADPHSPWQRAINENTNGLLRQYMPKGTDLSVFSQDELDAFAFQLNTRPRKRLGFKPPLEVFMDLINRTQEAPSGVH; this is encoded by the coding sequence ATGGAAAAACACTATCATCACCTTAGTACCACCGACTGCGTTACGCTCATGTTCCTGAAGCGCCAGGGCCTAAGCCTTCGTGCCATTGCCAGTGAGCTGAACCGTTCACCCAGCACCCTGAGCCGGGAATTGCAGCGGCGTACGGTTGAAGGCCGACTCTATGATGCCGAAGCAGCAGGACTCGCAGCGCGTTCAGCACGTTTGCTATGCCGACCCCGGCGCAAGTTGGTCGAGGGCACTGACCTCCATGAAGTGGTCGTCGACATGCTGCGAAACAAGTGGTCTCCTCAGCAAATCAGCGGCACACTGAAGACCATGTTTCCTCATCATCCTGAGTTTCAAGTCTCACATGAGACCGTGTACAAAGCCATTTATGCCCAGCCTCACGGCGAGCTGCGCAAGGAGCTGATTACCTGCCTGCGTCAGGGTCACACCAAGCGCCGTCCCCGTGCTGGCGGGGTTGATCGTCGCCAACAAATCCCGGATCTGGTCAGCATCCACTTGCGACCGCCGGAAGTCGAAGAGCGACTGCTGCCTGGGCATTGGGAAGGCGACTTGATCAAGGGTGCCTTCAATCGCTCGGCCGTTGGCACCCTGGTGGAGCGTGTCAGTGGTCTGGTATTCCTGGCCAAGATGGATGGTGCCACCGCCACAGCGGCCGTTCAGGGCTTCAGTGCCGCGTTGAATCGGGTACCGCTGGAGATGCGCCAGACCTTCACTTACGACCAGGGTCGCGAGCTGGTGCGCCATGCTGAGATCACCCAAAAGACCGGCACGGCGATCTACTTCGCTGACCCGCACAGCCCCTGGCAACGAGCCATTAACGAGAACACTAATGGCTTGTTGCGGCAGTACATGCCGAAGGGAACCGACCTGTCTGTGTTCAGCCAGGATGAATTGGACGCTTTTGCCTTCCAGCTCAACACTCGGCCTAGAAAGCGGTTAGGCTTCAAACCACCGCTGGAGGTGTTTATGGATTTGATCAACCGTACCCAGGAAGCGCCATCAGGCGTTCATTAA